The region AAAGATGCATACAAGAAGCTCGCAATGTTTCAAAGACTAAACCGCGAGCCATTCAACCAGTAGAATTGTGAACTGCATTGTTTACACTTCGGCTATTTGACCGGATCAATCACACTTTCACCTAAGCTCAAGCTATTCAAAACCATGACCCAAAGATCTCACCCGTTCAAAAACATCGATATATAAAGCTTATTAAAGAATTAACTAACTAGCTATTAACAAGTTCAAACATACTAACTAAGCAAATTAATGCCTATTTGGATAAACAGTTAAACTAAAGAATGAAGATGTGGATGTCACAACAACATAGGTTTGATCTATATTCACACATATTCAGAAATTTAGGAATACCATAGTTGTTAACAACAAACACCATGACCATAAGCCAGGTGCAGTCTGTGGTTCCTGCTTTGAGCCTTCTTGGTTTCAAGAAAGGCGCGATTGGCAAGAGTATAAGTAAGGATGATAGATGACATACCCGTTTGCTTTCATCCATATCAGCTTTGTTGCCTACCAGTATCTTGTTAACATTGTCAGAAGCATGCTGCTCAATGTTACGAATCCAATTCCTGATATATGGACACAAGATGATATAAGACTATTTGCCATGtagaaaagaaataaaaatacATTTGAAGCACATGATCTGGACACAGTAAAATAAGTTGTATTGTCATGTAAAAGAACTTAAAACACATTGCAAGCCAAATTGTCCAATTGAACTGTTGAATAATTGAATTGGCTGAATATAATGGGTGTTCTACTAAGACATTAAGATTTAAGTAAATCCGGATTTAAGGAGTGGAAATGATGAAAGAGGAATAGCATGCAACACGAGAGTGTGAGGAAGAGAAAATTACTGTTAAAAGAAGATTCGTCAGTAACGTCATATACAAGCAAAATACCCATGGCTCCACGGTAGTAAGCTGCAAAAGAGGGAATAATTTTTGTGACATAAGATCAACAATTTGCATATATTATGAAATGGTAGCAGAAGCCAATTGACACTTAAATTTGAACATTCTACAACAAAATCTTACGATAACAACAAAGGTCGTTTACATTAAGGTGGAATCAGCAACATAGATCAAATACCCCCATGATATCCCAAAATAAGCACATAAAAGCTATAAATTGTATTCAAAACAAACCTTATCTTGCCAAACTTTGAAAAAATGGTATGAGTAACAAGCATAGAAGGTTTAGAAGAAACCCTAGTCTCCGCGAACCACCGCGACGGCACACCACTAACAACAACCGTATCCGGTTCGCGCCTGGAACTCCGATTGACATTCCGAAGACCATTCCTCCATTTCACAACGTCGTTTTCATTCTTCTCACTCAAAAACGACAGGTCCCAGATGTGGAGTGTACCGTAAACGACGGGATCTTCGCGTTTACGCTTTTTGAGGTCTTTGTTGAAGCGTTTGAATTGAAGATCTTCTTCGGGGAGAGGAAAGGGAAGAGAATGAGAGGTTTGGAGAAAATCGAGTAAGGCTCGTTTGGTTTTCCATTCGTCGATTTGGTTTGTTATGGAGGATGAAGGTGTGGAAGGGTGTACGGTGAGGTTGAGTTTGATGCGTGGTAGGAGAGTGAGGTCTTTGTCTATTTCTAGGGTTGCTGTTGGGGGGATTAGGTTTAGATTTTCTTGCTCCTCCATTTTCATCTTCATGCTCATCACTCAGTCACTCGCTGACTAAACTGGTGTTATTTTCTTCTGCTACTTTTCTCTTACATCGTTAAAAATTAAAATCAGTTTAAACAGCGCTTTCATTAAatttttagaacattttccgtgttttatttttattttaaccttagacagcgctttcttttaaaagcgctgtctaagatgcgctgttaaaaaacctttttggcgtagtgttgATTGATCGATTTTAATGAAAGGTACTTAGTCACATTCGAACATAAGACATTGCTTGCCACCCAAACATGGAGAAGTGAACATTTGCGTCATGTCAGAATGGACAACATAATCTAGATTATCACAAATTTATGTTCTCGTCGCATTCAAGCGGAAAACAATCTTTACTACTCGTGCATGGTAGGAACGAAGCAGTGTTTGCATCGTCTCAGAATGTATGAAGcatcactactacaaataacgTTTTTAATATTGCACACGAAAGATATGTAACCTCGGCTACCAAAGCGATGTAACAAAGGGCGACATAAAAATATTCCACTTAACACCTCGGTTAACGAAAAACTGAGGGGTAAAGTTATCTGATCGTAGATTTGAACCCTATCATCTGCATTTTTATTTTTTACAAAGCTAGATGGCACGCCCAACATAAAATCTCGGTTTTGTTTAAGAACCATGTGTCACACCTTGAAAAAATGAGAACATGACTTAGTGAAGTGAAATCGCACGTTCGCTGGATGGACTGAATAGAGTCGTCACCAGACTTTATTTATTCCTAGAAAGAATAGGGGAAAGATTtgtcgcaaccaatatcagggttcaagagtcgattacgcaaggaAAGGGTATTAGCACCactcacatccgttgtactcaacatGAACTGTTATGTTAGTTGTGCATGTTAGTGTTAacttagaaatgttaggcttctcgagttactaagagggaaagaaagaataggatcaaaagaaaaaagaaaatgtttttggatttttattaATGTGTGAAGAAAGGAAttaaacctaagttttttattaatgggtttgactagatttatatttttgttttgttttgctcAATAGACATAAGGCGTATAGAGAAAAAAACAATGACATTAGAGATGCTTGAGGGAGGTTTCATACAACAATACACACATTTGAGGAGTTATGGACAAGAATTATTAATGAGTAATGCAGAAAACACACTTTTTATCAAGGTTGGACTTGGTGTGGATGGTCCTATGTTTTCTAGTATGTATATATGCTTCAAGACTTGTAAGGTTGCATGTGTTACTAATTGTAGACCCTCAATTTGGTTAGATAGTTGATTTTAAAAGGGAATGTATGGAGGTAAGTTACTATTAGTTATTGGTAAAGATGATAACAATAAAATATGTTCCATTGCTTTTGTTATTGTTAAAGCTTAAACAAATGATTCATGGGTTTGGTTTGTATAATTAGTTTTGGAAGGAAAATTTTACCTTATTCCCCTACATTTATCCTTATACCCCTACGTTTTATAAAAAATACCAATTTTATCcatatatatttttaaataatttattattttattatttaaatattttttaaattttattttacaTACCGCAAGACTTTGTAAAAGAATTTCGGTAGTCATTTTTCACgtattttttaaacttttttttatgtaccggaagactttacaaaagagttccggtacacaaaaattgactactggaactcttttacaaagtcttccggtatacaaaaaaaagtcaaaaaatgtttgaaaaataagtaccagaactcttttgcaaagtcttccggttcacaaaaattgactaccggaactcttttgcaaagtcttccggtacacacataaaatgataaaaaatatatttgaaaatgactaccggaactcttttgtaaagtcttccggtacataaaatttgactaccggaactcttttgcaaagtcttctggtacacacaaaaaaatattaaaaaaatatttgaaaaatgactaccggaactcttttgcaaagtcttccggtacacaaaaattgactaccggaactcttttgcaaagtcttccggtacataaaaaaatatttaaaaaaatacttgaaaaattgactaccggaactcttttgcaaagtcttccggtacacaaaaataaaattttaaaaatatttaaaaaataaaatgataaattaattaaaaatatataaggataaaattggtattttttataaaatatgtAGGGGTGGAAGGATAAATGTAGGGGTATAAGGTAAAACTTTCTTTTGGAAGACCTCAATAACATCTAATATAAAAGATGGTATTTCATATCAAACCCATATAAGGTAGTTGTTCATGATTTATTGTCCATTATGTTtgatatttttgaaaattttaaaatgtttgatatttttaatattttcattAGGGATGATTGATACTTTGAAGGAAGTTGATCCAAATGTTGAGTATAAGTTATGTCTTAAACATATTTATAGAAATCAGAGGAAAAAGTATTTATAAGAACTAATAAAACAATATTTATGGAAAGATTTTTGAGCTACCATAGTTCCTGAATGGGAGAATGTCATGGATAATATGAAGAAGTTAAATAAAGAGGCATGGAAGGAACTTACTTAATTGCATCCATCTATGTGGTCAATGTTAGCTTATAGTACTCATATACATTATGACTTGCAAGTCACTAACATGTGTGAAGCTTTTAGCAAAGTCATATTAGAATATAGGGACAACCCTATAATATCCCTTGTAAAATGTTTGAAATTATATATGACCAATGGGATTAATATACTCCGGGACTTTATGCTTAGATATGAGGGAATCATATGTCCTATAATAATAAAGAGGTTGGAGAAGTAAAAAAAGAATAAGCTCATAGTTGGAGTCCAATGTGGTATGGAGACTTAAATTAATCTATATTTTCTGTGTCAAATGGAACAGATTAATATCTGGTAAATTTGAAAGACATGACGTGTGTGCGTAGGAGATGGGATTTATCTAGGATATCTTGTGCACATGTTATTTGTTGCATGTGGTTTAATTGCAGCAATCCGTAAGATTTTGTTTTACACTGGTACATATATGAATTGTAATTGTGTTCTTTAATGTGTTGAAATAGTAGAATTATTgataattatattttttttattcgTAGGAAAACTACTTTTGTGTATTGTTATAACAATATAATTTTTTCAAATAATGGACCTAAATTATGACCAAGATTTGAAGGATTGTCAGTTCAGTCTCCATTTGTTATGAGAGCTCTAGGGAGACCAAAAAAAGCAAGAAGAACAGCTAATGATAAGGTAAATACTAAAAAAATAAAGAGAATTATACAAGAACAAATAACATGTACAACTTGTGGTAATTTTGGACATAATAAGAGAACTTGTATATGGAACACAGTAACTGACCGGATGATACCGACATGAGAAAACAAGGTTgttaatttattttgttttgtttgctTTGTTATATCTTCTATTTTGTTATGATAATTTTTATAATTATAGTTATGTTATGATGATTTTTAGGGTTAAATATACGACATTTTCATGCAATATAAGTGATATTTGGTTTACACCCTtataaaagaatttttttttatttcccATTTTAATGTAAAGATTCCCTCTCTATGATCCATGGATGCAATATTTGCTGACGTGGCTTGTATATGTGTCatgttatttatttttatttttaaatccATGTCAGCAAACAgtaaaaaataatttaaaaaaattgcgtggctttttattattattattttaaattgtgacatttaaaaaaaatatatacatatatatatttttaaaaaatgttaAGTGAGATTCTTAACCACTTGACTAATGTTCCGTTTATTTATAGGATTTACAAGTTAAATATATAACACATAGTAGCTTATTTTTGACATTTATTTTTACTtttcattctctcaaaattctaACTACCTCTACAAAAACACACAAAAGAACATTAGTATCAATTAACTAAGATTAAATTTCAAGTCTATTATTTTTTCACTCATATATTCAATAAAGTCAAATGATACCATAATCATAATGACcctttattattattattattattattattattattattattattatta is a window of Lathyrus oleraceus cultivar Zhongwan6 chromosome 6, CAAS_Psat_ZW6_1.0, whole genome shotgun sequence DNA encoding:
- the LOC127092177 gene encoding uncharacterized protein LOC127092177, coding for MSMKMKMEEQENLNLIPPTATLEIDKDLTLLPRIKLNLTVHPSTPSSSITNQIDEWKTKRALLDFLQTSHSLPFPLPEEDLQFKRFNKDLKKRKREDPVVYGTLHIWDLSFLSEKNENDVVKWRNGLRNVNRSSRREPDTVVVSGVPSRWFAETRVSSKPSMLVTHTIFSKFGKIRFVLNTIYSFYVLILGYHGGI